From one Lolium rigidum isolate FL_2022 chromosome 4, APGP_CSIRO_Lrig_0.1, whole genome shotgun sequence genomic stretch:
- the LOC124649617 gene encoding uncharacterized protein LOC124649617 isoform X1, translating to MMMLAASARSCRHPFSLQGWKCQISAVPCKHVHSAPRNVARIYAAKNNERKRRRSRNMSKGPTLNGEDTSSSNSENPTSILEVNGVVTSDEKPAGAPRSAVLQSCTLTSGLLLASGLVLREVSHIASSNGWPFADSTVVSFNSESWHLELVAGLVILISSTRYILLQTWPDFRDSSEAANTQILTSLEPLDYIVVACLPGISEELLFRGALMPIFGLNWLSALVAGAFFGVLHLGNGRRYSFAIWATFVGLAYGLATIASSSIIVPMASHSINNIIGGLLWRFTNNSEREM from the exons ATGATGATGCTCGCAGCGAGCGCACGGTCCTGTCGCCACCCATTCTCCCTCCAAG GTTGGAAATGCCAGATTTCAGCTGTTCCCTGCAAACATGTACATTCTGCTCCACGTAAT GTGGCCAGAATATATGCAGCAAAGAACAATGAGAGGAAACGGAGACGCTCCCGTAATATGTCCAAAGGTCCTACACTGAATGGTGAAGACACTTCTTCAAGCAACAGCGAAAATCCCACTAGCATCCTTGAGGTCAATGGAGTTGTTACTAGTGATGAGAAACCTGCAGGTGCCCCAAGGAGTGCTGTTCTTCAGTCCTGCACTCTCACATCTGGCTTGCTGCTTGCGTCTGGTCTTGTTCTTCGTGAG GTATCACACATTGCATCTTCAAATGGATGGCCATTTGCTGACTCTACGGTTGTATCAT TTAATTCTGAAAGTTGGCATCTCGAATTGGTTGCTGGACTCGTAATACTGATATCCTCTACCAGATACATTTTACTACAGACATGGCCAGATTTCAGAGATTCCAGTGAAGCTGCAAATACACAG ATCCTAACTTCCCTGGAGCCTCTCGATTACATCGTGGTTGCTTGTCTCCCTGGAATAAGTGAG GAGCTCCTGTTTCGAGGGGCATTGATGCCAATTTTCGGACTGAACTGGTTAAGTGCCCTAGTAGCCGGTGCCTTTTTTGGTGTTCTTCACTTGGGTAATGGCAGGAGATACTCATTCGCAATCTG GGCAACATTTGTTGGCCTTGCCTATGGTTTAGCAACCATAGCTTCATCAAGCATCATAGTCCCAATGGCTTCTCACTCCATAAATAATATTATTGGAGGCTTACTTTGGCGCTTCACCAACAACTCAGAAAGAGAAATGTAG
- the LOC124649617 gene encoding uncharacterized protein LOC124649617 isoform X2, whose amino-acid sequence MSKGPTLNGEDTSSSNSENPTSILEVNGVVTSDEKPAGAPRSAVLQSCTLTSGLLLASGLVLREVSHIASSNGWPFADSTVVSFNSESWHLELVAGLVILISSTRYILLQTWPDFRDSSEAANTQILTSLEPLDYIVVACLPGISEELLFRGALMPIFGLNWLSALVAGAFFGVLHLGNGRRYSFAIWATFVGLAYGLATIASSSIIVPMASHSINNIIGGLLWRFTNNSEREM is encoded by the exons ATGTCCAAAGGTCCTACACTGAATGGTGAAGACACTTCTTCAAGCAACAGCGAAAATCCCACTAGCATCCTTGAGGTCAATGGAGTTGTTACTAGTGATGAGAAACCTGCAGGTGCCCCAAGGAGTGCTGTTCTTCAGTCCTGCACTCTCACATCTGGCTTGCTGCTTGCGTCTGGTCTTGTTCTTCGTGAG GTATCACACATTGCATCTTCAAATGGATGGCCATTTGCTGACTCTACGGTTGTATCAT TTAATTCTGAAAGTTGGCATCTCGAATTGGTTGCTGGACTCGTAATACTGATATCCTCTACCAGATACATTTTACTACAGACATGGCCAGATTTCAGAGATTCCAGTGAAGCTGCAAATACACAG ATCCTAACTTCCCTGGAGCCTCTCGATTACATCGTGGTTGCTTGTCTCCCTGGAATAAGTGAG GAGCTCCTGTTTCGAGGGGCATTGATGCCAATTTTCGGACTGAACTGGTTAAGTGCCCTAGTAGCCGGTGCCTTTTTTGGTGTTCTTCACTTGGGTAATGGCAGGAGATACTCATTCGCAATCTG GGCAACATTTGTTGGCCTTGCCTATGGTTTAGCAACCATAGCTTCATCAAGCATCATAGTCCCAATGGCTTCTCACTCCATAAATAATATTATTGGAGGCTTACTTTGGCGCTTCACCAACAACTCAGAAAGAGAAATGTAG